A region from the Sulfitobacter indolifex genome encodes:
- a CDS encoding amino acid ABC transporter ATP-binding protein gives MINISGLTKHFGGTPVLDGIDLQIADGERMVVIGPSGTGKSTLLRCLNFLDVPQAGQITVGDVTVDAAKARKADVLALRQRTAMVFQNYALFANKTAKQNIMEALVTVQKRPKAEAEERALSVLAETGLADKADSYPAALSGGQQQRVGIGRAMALGAELMLFDEPTSALDPEWVGEVLDLMRAVAERKQTMLIVTHEMQFAREIADRVIFMDGGKIVESGPPSQIFSSPQDARLQKFLKRVEG, from the coding sequence ATGATAAATATTTCGGGCCTCACCAAACATTTCGGCGGCACGCCTGTGCTGGATGGGATCGACCTGCAGATTGCCGATGGTGAGCGCATGGTTGTGATTGGCCCGTCAGGCACAGGTAAATCGACCTTGTTGCGCTGCCTTAATTTTCTGGATGTGCCGCAGGCCGGGCAGATTACCGTTGGTGACGTGACCGTTGATGCCGCCAAAGCGCGCAAGGCTGACGTGCTGGCACTGCGCCAGCGCACGGCGATGGTGTTCCAGAACTACGCGCTTTTTGCCAATAAAACTGCGAAGCAAAACATCATGGAAGCGCTTGTGACGGTGCAAAAACGCCCGAAAGCTGAGGCCGAGGAACGCGCGCTGTCGGTGCTGGCTGAGACTGGGCTCGCCGATAAGGCCGACAGCTACCCGGCGGCGCTTTCGGGTGGGCAGCAGCAGCGTGTTGGTATCGGCCGGGCCATGGCGCTTGGGGCCGAGTTGATGCTGTTCGATGAGCCGACTTCGGCGCTAGACCCGGAATGGGTGGGCGAGGTTTTGGACTTGATGCGCGCAGTGGCTGAACGCAAACAGACCATGCTGATCGTCACCCATGAGATGCAATTCGCCCGCGAGATCGCGGATCGGGTGATCTTTATGGATGGTGGCAAGATCGTGGAGAGCGGCCCACCGTCGCAGATATTTTCTTCGCCGCAGGATGCACGTCTGCAAAAATT